The Chthonomonadales bacterium genome includes a region encoding these proteins:
- a CDS encoding 2-oxoacid:ferredoxin oxidoreductase subunit beta — protein MTASRTGALAPKDYKSDLHPIWCPGCGDFGVLSALYKALSMCGLDPEQTVIVSGIGCSSRLPGFVATYGFHGVHGRALPTATGVKMARPDLHVIAVGGDGDGYSIGGGHLPHCARRNPDITYLVMNNSTYGLTKGQVSPTSTLPLVSANAEIDPKRWRTTPYGMAEEPIDPIAQAIAWDVSFVARGFSYQPNQLANLIAAAIEHRGFALVDTFSPCPTFNQHQTDGFYKERTYALPDDYDPTDRARAFALACEADRFALGVIYRHDDKPSATDEQRWLREHLTGRGSLERLLARFAYDR, from the coding sequence ATGACGGCCTCACGGACCGGGGCGCTGGCCCCGAAGGACTACAAAAGCGATCTGCACCCGATCTGGTGTCCGGGTTGCGGCGACTTCGGCGTGCTGAGCGCGCTCTACAAGGCCCTGAGCATGTGCGGGCTCGATCCGGAGCAGACCGTGATCGTCTCCGGCATCGGCTGCTCATCGCGTCTGCCGGGCTTCGTGGCGACCTACGGGTTCCACGGCGTGCATGGGCGCGCCCTGCCCACCGCCACCGGGGTTAAGATGGCCAGGCCGGACCTCCACGTCATCGCCGTGGGCGGCGACGGCGACGGCTACTCCATCGGTGGCGGCCACCTGCCGCACTGCGCGCGACGCAACCCGGACATCACGTACCTCGTGATGAACAACAGCACCTACGGTCTCACCAAGGGCCAGGTGTCGCCTACCTCCACGCTCCCGCTCGTCTCCGCGAACGCCGAGATCGACCCCAAGCGGTGGCGCACGACCCCGTACGGCATGGCGGAGGAGCCGATCGACCCGATCGCGCAAGCGATCGCCTGGGACGTGTCCTTCGTGGCGCGCGGCTTCTCCTACCAGCCCAACCAGCTCGCCAACCTCATCGCGGCGGCCATCGAGCATCGCGGGTTCGCTCTCGTGGACACCTTCTCGCCCTGCCCCACGTTCAATCAGCACCAGACCGACGGGTTCTACAAGGAGCGCACCTACGCGCTGCCCGACGACTACGACCCGACCGACCGGGCGCGCGCGTTCGCGCTCGCGTGCGAAGCCGACCGCTTCGCCCTGGGCGTCATCTACCGCCACGACGACAAGCCGAGCGCGACCGACGAGCAGCGATGGCTGCGCGAGCATCTGACAGGGCGCGGGTCACTGGAACGACTCCTAGCCCGCTTCGCGTACGATCGTTAA